The Dermacentor variabilis isolate Ectoservices unplaced genomic scaffold, ASM5094787v1 scaffold_13, whole genome shotgun sequence region ttgatctcgcgagctcgtgcttagcaacgtaacaccaaagccactaagcaaccatggcagttTAGAACAAGCTGTCGACCCTCCTATATTTGTCTTGCCTACTTTAGTACAGCCTTTTGCCATCATCAACCGCATTGGCCAGTCTACTTGTTGTGCAAGATTTCTTTCATTTTGCCTGCGTAAGGAAGTTATTCCAACCGAAGTGGTCACTCTCTCTGGAGGCATACTTGCCTATGTCGGAGATtagcagatgaagaaaaaaaagggatgGATCGTGGACTGCTGCCTCCGCGCCTGGCGCCAAGAAGTGCGCGCacctttatcatcatcatgatacCTTTTATCTTCGTCTCTCGCCATGAAAAGGCTTTGTTGGGTGTCTCACGGCTCCGTTTTGTCGCGCGACGTGACCTACAAGTGGCCTGCGTTCCGCAAGGTATGGTGCCGAATACCTGGACAACGAGCCGATCCCAACGACATGGACAGCGAGCGAATGCGCCAATGAGTTGCTTCTAGAAACTGCAGCCGGAGTAACCCGATCCTAATCGGAACCTCACCCAGCGAAGCAACGCGCGGAACCGGCTACCTTACGAGCAAGTAATCCGCAATCCTCACAAAACATGGACCGCTTGAAAGCGAAACGCTCTGCTAGCCGAACCCAATCAAATAAAATCATGAATGAGGCGACGACGCTGTAGGAGAGTGGCTGCAACGACCGCACGGCATTCAGCAAGGTTATAGACAAGGTCGCCGCCAGCCATGACGAGCTTCAGAAGATCAATGCCGAGCTTTAGGACTTGATTCCCGTTGAGGATCTTGAAAGAGAGTACGAGTCTGCAGTGCATTATGACGACCAGACGCTTGAGACGCTGGCACGCTTCCGGGGCCGGCTCGCAGATCTCAGCGTCGGAAGCACGGTGCAGACTCCTCCCTCAACGACGCTCAATACGCCACCTGCCCCAACGACAGTTGTGTCATAGAGCTTCGGACCTCGTCTCCCAACGCTTACCATCAAGCCTTTCTATGGAGACGTGTGTCAATGGACGTCATTTGGGAGCAATCCAACGGCACGGTGCACGCAAATACAACCCTATGCACGACTGATAAATTCCATTACCTCCCCAACTACCTGGTAGGGGAAGCAGCAACTGCCATTTCCGGACGGCCAACGACTGAAGCGTGTTATGAGAGTGCCATCCAGCTGCTAAATCAGCTGGATGGCACTCTTCAAGCAGTTCGGGCACAGGAGCTGGATTGTGCAGCATCATTTCAGAGCGCTGCGCTCCAAGAACTGCAGCCCGTGACAACTCTATCGGATACGAGGGAGTTGCGCAGGCTGTATGACGGAGTCCAGCTGAATGTGCGCGGCCTCAACGTCCTAGAAGTTCCAACTAGCACTTTCGCGGCGATGCTCTACGACGTTCTGGTTCAATCCCTGCCGCAAGAAATCGTCGTGGCGTTCCACCGGCATAGCCGTCTCCAGGATGACGCACAAGGCACGACATCCTCTGCTTAGGCAACCACAGCTTCTTGCAAAAAACTCGAGCATCTCTTGCGATATACACAGATAGAGCAGGAAACAAGAGAGCAGTGTGCTCTATCGGCATCCTCCGACAAGTGCAGCGGGTCCCACTGAAAGTCTGCGCCATCGTCATCAGTCCTGTATACATCGGAAAAATCGAAACAAATGCACAACGAATGTCTATTTTGCAAATCTACCAGACATGCAACCGAGGCATGCAGCGTTACCTTGGCCATATCAGAGAAGAAGAACCCGCTGGCTGAAGCTATGTGGTGCTACCAATGTACTATAAAGAGCCACCGCGCAAACGAGTGTCGGCGGAAGTTGGTGTGCGCAGCTTGCAAAGGCAGGCATGCTTCAAAGATGTGCGACCCAGTTTATTGAGTGACAAGAGGCGAGAAATCACATAACGTCGTATCTGATACTACCAAGCCAATGAAAGCAGAAAGTCCGCGGCCGTTGCAAGCTGTCAACTTGACGAGGCCATTTATTTACAGACTT contains the following coding sequences:
- the LOC142566807 gene encoding uncharacterized protein LOC142566807 is translated as MDVIWEQSNGTVHANTTLCTTDKFHYLPNYLVGEAATAISGRPTTEACYESAIQLLNQLDGTLQAVRAQELDCAASFQSAALQELQPVTTLSDTRELRRLYDGVQLNVRGLNVLEVPTSTFAAMLYDVLVQSLPQEIVVAFHRHSRLQDDAQGTTSSA